Proteins encoded within one genomic window of Corvus moneduloides isolate bCorMon1 chromosome 20, bCorMon1.pri, whole genome shotgun sequence:
- the PAFAH1B1 gene encoding platelet-activating factor acetylhydrolase IB subunit alpha — translation MVLSQRQRDELNRAIADYLRSNGYEEAYSVFKKEAELDVNEELDKKYAGLLEKKWTSVIRLQKKVMELESKLNEAKEEFTSGGPLGQKRDPKEWIPRPPEKYALSGHRSPVTRVIFHPVFSVMVSASEDATIKVWDYETGDFERTLKGHTDSVQDISFDHTGKLLASCSADMTIKLWDFQGFECIRTMHGHDHNVSSVAIMPNGDHIVSASRDKTIKMWEVQTGYCVKTFTGHREWVRMVRPNQDGTLIASCSNDQTVRVWVVATKECKAELREHEHVVECISWAPESSYSTISEATGSETKKSGKPGPFLLSGSRDKTIKMWDISTGMCLMTLVGHDNWVRGVLFHSGGKFILSCADDKTLRVWDFKNKRCMKTLNAHEHFVTSLDFHKTAPYVVTGSVDQTVKVWECR, via the exons ATGGTGCTGTCACAAAGGCAACGAGATGAACT AAATCGAGCGATAGCAGATTACCTCCGTTCCAATGGCTATGAGGAGGCATATTCggtttttaaaaaggaagctGAATTAGATGTG AATGAAGAGTTAGATAAGAAGTATGCTggacttctggaaaaaaaatggacatCTGTTATAAGATTACAAAAGAAG GTAATGGAATTAGAATCGAAGCTGAATGAAGCTAAGGAAGAATTTACATCAGGTGGACCTCTTGGTCAGAAACGAGACCCTAAGGAGTGGATTCCTCGTCCTCCAGAGAAGTATGCGTTGAGTGGGCACAGGAGTCCTGTCACTCGAGTCATTTTCCATCCAGTTTTCAGTGTTATGGTCTCTGCTTCAGAGGATGCCACAATAAAG GTGTGGGATTATGAGACAGGAGACTTTGAGCGAACCCTGAAGGGGCACACAGACTCTGTGCAAGATATTTCCTTTGACCACACTGGCAAACTCTTGGCCTCCTGTTCTGCTGATATGACCATTAAGCTATGGGATTTCCAGGGCTTTGAGTGCATCAGAACTATGCATG gTCATGATCATAACGTTTCTTCGGTAGCCATCATGCCCAACGGAGATCATATAGTTTCTGCCTCAAGGGATAAAACTATCAAAATGTGGGAAGTCCAGACAGG TTACTGCGTGAAGACTTTCACGGGGCACAGAGAATGGGTGCGCATGGTGCGGCCCAACCAGGACGGCACCTTGATTGCCAGCTGTTCCAACGACCAGACGGTGCGCGTGTGGGTGGTAGCGACAAAGGAATGCAAAGCCGAGCTCCGAGAGCATGAGCATGTGGTAGAGTGCATTTCCTGGGCTCCTGAGAGCTCCTACTCCACCATATCAGAAGCGACAGGATCAGAG ACTAAGAAGAGTGGCAAGCCTGGGCCTTTTCTGCTGTCTGGATCCAGAGACAAGACCATTAAGATGTGGGACATTAGCACTGGCATGTGCCTTATGACACTT GTGGGCCATGATAACTGGGTACGTGGCGTCCTGTTCCATTCTGGGGGAAAGTTTATTTTGAGCTGTGCTGATGACAAGACTCTCCGTGTCTGGGACTTCAAGAACAAGCGATGCATGAAAACCCTCAACGCGCACGAACACTTTGTTACCTCTTTGG ATTTCCACAAGACAGCCCCGTACGTGGTGACTGGGAGTGTAGATCAAACAGTAAAAGTGTGGGAGTGCCGCTGA